One Synechococcus sp. PROS-9-1 DNA window includes the following coding sequences:
- a CDS encoding pseudouridine synthase has product MTRQRLQKLIAAAGICSRRHAEELLREGRVKVNQITAGLGDQADPNIDRIEVDGRPLDQPSSPRLILLNKPPGVISSCSDPQGRQTVLDLIPKSLRRGLHPVGRLDGDSRGALLLTNQGEITLQLTHPRYSHRKTYKVQVRGKPTTTTLNRWCNGVELDRIPTQPAEVSLLKQGANQTLLKVILREGRNRQIRRVADALGHPVLDLQRTAIASIDLGSLPEGHWRELTRSEWTSIRLERNECPS; this is encoded by the coding sequence GTGACCCGCCAACGGTTGCAAAAACTAATCGCAGCTGCAGGAATCTGTTCACGACGACACGCTGAGGAGCTTTTGCGCGAAGGCAGGGTCAAGGTGAATCAGATCACCGCTGGACTTGGCGACCAAGCCGATCCGAACATAGACCGCATCGAAGTGGATGGCCGTCCCCTAGATCAGCCATCGAGCCCAAGGCTGATCCTGCTCAACAAACCCCCAGGTGTGATCAGCAGTTGCAGTGATCCTCAAGGACGCCAAACGGTTCTCGATCTCATTCCAAAGTCGCTCAGGCGAGGTCTCCACCCCGTTGGTCGGCTGGATGGAGACAGCCGCGGAGCTCTCCTCCTAACCAATCAAGGTGAAATCACCTTGCAGCTCACCCACCCCCGCTACTCGCACCGCAAGACCTACAAGGTTCAGGTCAGAGGGAAACCCACCACCACAACGCTGAACCGCTGGTGCAACGGTGTGGAACTGGATCGCATCCCCACACAGCCGGCAGAGGTCTCTCTGCTGAAACAAGGAGCAAACCAAACCCTTTTAAAAGTGATCCTTAGGGAGGGCAGGAATCGCCAAATCCGCAGGGTGGCGGATGCCCTTGGTCACCCGGTGCTGGATCTTCAACGAACAGCAATCGCGTCTATTGATCTTGGTTCTTTGCCCGAGGGCCACTGGCGTGAGTTAACACGTTCAGAATGGACCTCCATCCGTTTAGAACGGAACGAGTGCCCCTCATAA
- a CDS encoding RodZ family helix-turn-helix domain-containing protein, which yields MKFPLPWRRHNNKQLAPPSIESSNNSLEEAGELLREQRERKGLSIRDLSNEVRITTPVLEALERGWQDRLPETAYLVAMLQRLETYLDLPSNSLSAALPNSPGSNRLATNGRGSRFTLGSIDIFTTWQGSVVYGAVMIGSILALNHQQRHLININAFSPKPIPINTPLDSDQILKGLRPLEEEITASLGQGALPLDQLTRPGVLEINLNQPRQISLSSEGGDRTNLQGATGTVTLQLLPPVDLSIKPPPGEADSVSWNGQVLAPRTNQPGIYHLPQTAALSP from the coding sequence ATGAAGTTTCCCCTCCCTTGGCGACGTCACAACAACAAGCAACTCGCTCCCCCATCGATTGAGAGCAGCAACAACTCCCTGGAGGAGGCGGGAGAACTTTTGCGCGAACAAAGGGAACGAAAGGGGCTCAGCATCCGAGACCTTTCGAACGAGGTAAGAATCACAACGCCTGTGCTAGAGGCCCTCGAACGCGGCTGGCAAGACCGCTTACCAGAAACCGCCTATCTCGTGGCGATGTTGCAGCGCTTGGAAACCTATTTAGACCTCCCCAGCAACAGCCTTAGTGCAGCCCTACCTAACAGCCCTGGATCGAATCGATTGGCGACCAATGGTCGAGGCTCGCGCTTCACTCTCGGCAGCATCGATATCTTCACCACGTGGCAAGGGAGCGTGGTGTATGGCGCTGTGATGATCGGATCGATTCTGGCTCTGAACCATCAACAACGTCATCTGATCAACATCAATGCCTTCTCGCCAAAGCCAATCCCGATCAATACACCGCTGGACTCTGATCAAATTTTGAAGGGCTTGCGCCCGCTGGAGGAGGAGATCACTGCCAGTCTCGGTCAGGGGGCTCTCCCTCTCGATCAACTCACAAGACCTGGCGTTCTCGAGATCAACCTCAACCAACCACGGCAGATCAGCCTGAGCAGTGAAGGAGGAGATCGAACCAACCTTCAGGGCGCCACCGGAACAGTGACCTTGCAGCTGCTACCCCCAGTTGACCTCAGCATCAAGCCTCCACCAGGCGAGGCCGACTCCGTGAGCTGGAACGGACAGGTCCTCGCTCCTAGGACCAATCAACCTGGTATTTATCACCTGCCCCAGACCGCAGCCCTCTCGCCGTAA